In Serratia marcescens subsp. marcescens ATCC 13880, a single genomic region encodes these proteins:
- a CDS encoding aromatic ring-hydroxylating oxygenase subunit alpha, translating into MSTLIPEFTLPKDFCADAREAYTIPARFYTHQAAFEHEKEQVFATSWICVAHRSELAEPNDYITREIIGENILVVRGRDKVLRAFYNVCPHRGHQLLAGDGRAKNVITCPYHAWAFKLDGELAHARNCENVQNFDKENSHLVPVRVEEYAGFIYVNLDSQAGTVEDQLPGLGAKVREACPQVDDLKLAARFVTRTPANWKNIVDNYLECYHCGPAHPGFADSVQVDRYWHTLHGNWTLQFGYARPSEQSFKFEEGKEASFHGIWLWPCTMFNMPPLEGMMTVIYEFPVDAETTLQHYDIYFTNADLSDEQLKLIDWYRDVFRPEDLRLVESVQKGLKSRGYRGQGRIMADGAGSGVSEHGIAHFHNLLAQVYQP; encoded by the coding sequence ATGAGCACTCTGATCCCTGAATTTACCTTACCGAAAGATTTCTGCGCCGACGCCCGTGAGGCTTACACCATTCCGGCCCGGTTCTATACCCACCAGGCGGCGTTCGAGCACGAAAAAGAGCAGGTGTTCGCCACCAGCTGGATTTGCGTGGCGCACCGCAGCGAGCTCGCCGAACCGAACGACTACATCACCCGCGAGATCATCGGTGAAAACATTCTGGTGGTGCGCGGCCGCGACAAGGTGCTGCGCGCCTTTTACAACGTTTGCCCGCACCGCGGCCACCAACTGCTGGCGGGCGACGGCCGGGCGAAAAACGTCATCACCTGCCCTTATCACGCCTGGGCATTCAAGCTGGACGGCGAACTGGCGCACGCGCGCAACTGCGAAAACGTGCAGAACTTTGATAAGGAAAACTCGCACCTGGTGCCGGTGCGGGTCGAAGAGTACGCCGGGTTTATTTACGTCAATCTGGACTCGCAGGCCGGCACGGTGGAAGACCAGTTGCCGGGCCTCGGCGCCAAAGTGCGCGAGGCCTGCCCGCAGGTCGACGATCTCAAGCTGGCGGCGCGTTTCGTCACCCGCACTCCGGCCAACTGGAAGAACATCGTCGACAACTACCTCGAGTGCTACCACTGCGGCCCGGCGCACCCCGGCTTCGCCGACTCGGTGCAGGTCGACCGCTACTGGCACACCCTGCACGGCAACTGGACACTGCAGTTCGGCTACGCCCGCCCTTCCGAGCAGTCGTTCAAGTTTGAAGAGGGTAAAGAAGCCAGCTTCCACGGCATCTGGCTGTGGCCGTGCACCATGTTCAACATGCCGCCGCTGGAAGGCATGATGACGGTGATCTATGAGTTCCCGGTCGATGCGGAAACTACCCTGCAGCACTACGACATCTACTTCACCAACGCCGATTTGAGCGACGAACAGCTCAAACTGATCGACTGGTACCGCGACGTGTTCCGCCCGGAAGATTTGCGGCTGGTGGAGAGCGTGCAAAAAGGCCTCAAATCGCGCGGCTATCGCGGGCAGGGGCGCATCATGGCCGACGGCGCCGGCAGCGGCGTCAGCGAGCACGGCATCGCCCACTTCCACAACCTGCTGGCGCAGGTTTATCAACCCTGA
- a CDS encoding NAD-dependent succinate-semialdehyde dehydrogenase, with protein sequence MNISDRALFRQQAYINGQWRDADNQETLPVSDPATGQLIGSVPNMATAETQRAIDAAQQALEGWRALPAQQRAQLLRRWFELMLEHQQDLASLMTLEQGKPLAESLGEIRYAASFIEWFAEQAKRTNGDIIPSPSGDKRLMVLKQGIGVCAAITPWNFPAAMITRKAAPALAAGCTLVVKPANETPYSALAMAELAERAGIPAGVFNVVTGNSQAIGAELTRNPQVRKLSFTGSTPVGRLLMRQSSDTIKKVSLELGGNAPFIVFDDADIDAAVEGALIAKYRNAGQTCVCVNRFYVQRGVYPQFAEKFVARVAALQVGNGFEPGVQIGPLINRKARDKVVELLDDALSKGAQVLTGATPHALGGNFFTPTVLGDVQPGSLLLEEEIFGPVAPLVVFDDEAEAIRQANDTIYGLAAYFYTRDAARIWRVSERLEYGMVGINTGLISNEVAPFGGVKQSGLGREGSEYGIEDYLELKYLCQAV encoded by the coding sequence GTGAATATTTCCGATCGGGCGCTATTCCGCCAACAGGCCTACATCAACGGCCAATGGCGCGACGCCGACAACCAGGAAACCCTGCCGGTGAGCGATCCCGCCACCGGCCAACTCATCGGCAGCGTGCCCAACATGGCGACGGCCGAAACCCAACGGGCGATCGACGCCGCCCAGCAGGCGCTGGAAGGCTGGCGCGCGCTGCCGGCGCAACAGCGCGCGCAGCTGCTGCGCCGCTGGTTCGAACTGATGCTGGAACACCAGCAGGATCTGGCCAGCCTGATGACGCTGGAACAAGGCAAACCACTGGCGGAATCGCTGGGCGAAATCCGCTACGCCGCCTCCTTTATCGAATGGTTCGCCGAACAGGCCAAACGCACCAACGGCGACATCATTCCCTCGCCAAGCGGCGATAAACGCCTGATGGTGCTGAAACAGGGCATCGGCGTGTGCGCGGCGATCACGCCCTGGAACTTCCCAGCGGCGATGATCACCCGAAAGGCCGCACCGGCGCTGGCGGCCGGCTGTACGCTGGTGGTCAAACCCGCCAACGAAACCCCTTATTCAGCGCTGGCGATGGCCGAACTGGCCGAGCGCGCCGGCATTCCCGCCGGGGTGTTCAACGTGGTGACCGGCAACTCGCAGGCGATCGGCGCCGAGCTGACCCGCAACCCGCAGGTGCGCAAGCTGAGCTTTACCGGCTCCACGCCGGTGGGCCGCCTGCTGATGCGCCAAAGCTCGGACACCATCAAGAAAGTGTCGCTGGAGCTGGGCGGCAACGCGCCGTTCATCGTGTTTGACGATGCGGACATCGATGCCGCAGTGGAAGGCGCGCTGATCGCCAAATATCGCAACGCCGGGCAGACCTGCGTCTGCGTCAACCGTTTCTACGTGCAGCGCGGCGTTTACCCGCAGTTCGCCGAGAAGTTTGTCGCCCGCGTAGCGGCGCTGCAGGTTGGCAACGGTTTCGAACCCGGCGTGCAGATCGGCCCGCTGATCAACCGCAAGGCGCGCGACAAGGTGGTGGAGCTGCTCGATGACGCGCTGAGCAAAGGCGCTCAGGTGCTGACCGGCGCCACGCCGCACGCGCTGGGCGGCAATTTCTTCACCCCGACGGTGCTGGGCGACGTGCAACCCGGTTCGCTGCTGCTGGAAGAAGAGATCTTCGGCCCGGTCGCGCCGCTGGTGGTGTTCGATGACGAAGCCGAGGCGATCCGCCAGGCCAATGACACCATCTACGGATTGGCCGCCTACTTCTACACCCGCGATGCGGCGCGCATATGGCGCGTTTCGGAGCGGCTGGAGTACGGCATGGTCGGTATCAATACCGGGCTTATCTCCAACGAGGTCGCGCCGTTCGGCGGAGTGAAACAGTCGGGCCTGGGGCGTGAAGGCTCCGAATACGGCATCGAAGACTATCTGGAGCTCAAATACCTGTGCCAGGCGGTATAA
- a CDS encoding PDR/VanB family oxidoreductase, producing MTSYQMLDVRVVDIEIVTAQVKRFTLADPQGRPLPAFSGGSHIIVKMQDGEKRYSNAYSLLSSPFELDRYQIAVRRESPSKGGSDFMHDRLAVGDTLTISTPNNLFALAPEAQHHVLIAGGIGITPFMAHLHELQRSGQRYHLHYCFHSEEHNAFQQQLTQAPFTDNVSCHVSSLGGRLDLARTLADVGPGAHIYVCGPRALNEAVYRTAAERGIDAARLHSEAFAAEDTAGGAFTLVLARSGIELEVAEDMTILQALENSKAARVECLCHEGICGTCETRIVEGEADHRDQYLSDEERAAQQTLLICCSRAKGSRLVLDL from the coding sequence ATGACCAGCTATCAGATGCTTGATGTTCGCGTCGTCGACATCGAAATCGTCACCGCACAGGTCAAGCGCTTTACTCTGGCGGATCCGCAAGGCCGGCCGCTGCCCGCCTTCAGCGGCGGCAGCCACATCATCGTGAAAATGCAGGACGGCGAGAAGCGCTACAGCAACGCTTACTCGCTGCTCAGCTCACCGTTCGAGCTCGACCGTTACCAGATCGCCGTTCGGCGCGAGTCTCCTTCCAAAGGCGGTTCTGACTTCATGCATGACCGGCTGGCGGTCGGCGATACGCTGACCATCAGCACCCCGAATAACCTGTTCGCGCTGGCACCGGAGGCACAGCATCACGTGTTGATCGCCGGCGGCATCGGCATCACGCCGTTTATGGCCCATCTGCATGAGCTGCAACGCAGCGGCCAACGCTACCATCTGCACTACTGCTTCCACAGCGAGGAACACAACGCCTTCCAGCAGCAGCTGACGCAAGCGCCGTTCACCGACAACGTCAGTTGCCATGTCTCCAGCCTTGGCGGCCGGTTGGATCTGGCGCGCACGCTGGCCGACGTGGGACCCGGCGCCCATATCTACGTCTGCGGCCCGAGGGCGCTGAACGAAGCGGTCTACCGGACCGCCGCCGAACGGGGTATCGACGCCGCGCGTTTACACAGCGAAGCCTTCGCCGCCGAAGACACGGCGGGCGGCGCCTTTACGCTGGTGCTGGCCCGGTCGGGTATTGAACTTGAAGTGGCGGAAGACATGACCATCCTGCAGGCGCTGGAAAACAGCAAGGCGGCCAGGGTCGAGTGTCTGTGCCACGAAGGCATTTGCGGCACCTGCGAAACCCGCATCGTCGAGGGGGAAGCCGACCACCGCGATCAGTATCTCAGCGACGAAGAACGCGCGGCGCAGCAAACCCTGTTGATCTGCTGCTCGCGCGCCAAAGGCAGCCGACTGGTGCTGGATTTGTAA
- a CDS encoding ABC transporter ATP-binding protein → MIELSVENLHLTYGDNPVLKGVSMDLKRGEVVSLLGPSGSGKTTLLRAVAGLEKPSQGRIVIGNNPVYNGSARSEIPAEERNLGLVFQSYALWPHKTVFENVAYPLKLRKTASAEIAQRVQAVLDQLGLGHLAKRHPHQLSGGQQQRVAIGRALVYNPPVILLDEPLSNLDAKLREEARVFLRELIIKLGLSALMVTHDQNEAMAISDRILLLNNGKIEQQGTPQEMYGSPTTLFTAEFMGSNNRLPGKVVALEGDRARIEGKDWALWGKAGAGVQVGQEGTAVIRVERVRLGEDPQGNQLELPLLTSMYLGDRWEYLFRTVAEDFVVRAYGHEARDRALCRLSLPADHLWIFPKA, encoded by the coding sequence ATGATTGAACTTTCGGTAGAGAATCTGCATTTGACCTATGGCGACAACCCGGTGCTGAAAGGGGTGTCGATGGATCTGAAACGGGGCGAGGTGGTCTCGCTGCTGGGCCCGTCGGGCAGCGGCAAAACCACGCTGCTGCGGGCGGTGGCCGGGCTGGAGAAACCGAGCCAAGGGCGGATCGTCATCGGCAATAACCCCGTGTACAACGGCAGCGCGCGCAGCGAAATTCCCGCCGAAGAGCGCAACCTGGGGCTGGTGTTTCAGTCCTATGCCCTGTGGCCGCATAAAACGGTGTTTGAGAACGTCGCTTACCCGCTGAAGCTGCGTAAGACCGCCTCGGCGGAAATCGCCCAGCGGGTGCAGGCGGTGCTGGATCAGCTCGGGTTGGGGCATCTGGCCAAGCGGCACCCGCACCAGCTTTCCGGCGGCCAGCAGCAGCGCGTGGCGATCGGGCGTGCGCTGGTCTACAACCCGCCGGTGATCCTGCTGGATGAGCCGCTGTCCAATCTCGACGCCAAGCTGCGCGAAGAGGCGCGGGTATTCCTGCGCGAGCTGATCATCAAGCTCGGTCTGTCGGCGCTGATGGTGACCCACGACCAGAACGAGGCGATGGCCATTTCCGATCGCATCCTGCTGCTCAATAACGGCAAAATCGAACAACAGGGCACGCCGCAGGAGATGTACGGTTCACCCACCACGCTGTTCACCGCCGAGTTCATGGGCAGCAACAACCGCTTGCCGGGCAAGGTTGTCGCGCTGGAAGGCGACCGGGCGCGCATCGAAGGCAAGGATTGGGCGCTGTGGGGCAAAGCGGGCGCCGGCGTGCAGGTCGGGCAGGAGGGCACGGCGGTGATCCGCGTGGAGCGCGTGCGGTTGGGCGAAGATCCGCAGGGCAACCAGCTTGAGCTGCCGTTGCTGACCAGCATGTATCTCGGCGATCGCTGGGAATACCTGTTCCGCACCGTGGCCGAAGATTTCGTGGTGCGCGCCTATGGCCACGAGGCGCGCGATCGGGCGCTGTGCCGGCTCTCCCTGCCGGCCGATCATCTGTGGATATTCCCGAAAGCCTAA
- a CDS encoding ABC transporter permease, which produces MQAWRRKWQSLPRGLVVLITALVIYVPLSFIIIQSFLSAPFFSPSKVFSLEAFEFIFTDPDFYKALKSGFILAFGLVIIAIPLGGVLAFLMVRTDLPGRRIIEPLILVPIFVSPMVLGFGYVVAAGPVGFFSLWAEALLGFVPWNIYSMASIVVIAGLTHVPHAYLYISSALRSVGSDVEEAARTAGATPLQVMTAVSLPMVRPSILYAGVLLFFLGLEVFGLMLVLGDPEGNLVLATYLYQLTNKLGTPSYHLMAAVAVVLICITIPLVMLQRRLMRTANRFVTVKGKASQARALPLGKWRWVAGAVVVFWLTVTIGVPLIGVVLRAFISNWGVGVSVWDELSINTFRTIWAQPNLLRAIVNSMAIGVIGGALAVACYLFIGIAMHRKPDGATRFLDYSVLVPRAVPGLLAGLAFLWVFLFLPMWLDKSLKEGWLSALPMAEWLRANWIVWLRSLRSTIFSVWLAYTVVWMAYGLRLISSTLLQVGPELEEAARSAGASRGQITRHVTIPLSRYGLIGSWLLMFLIFEREYSTGVYLLSPGTETIGSMLVSLWAAGAIDIVAALSFINILLVVLGLGIALRFGVKLHD; this is translated from the coding sequence ATGCAAGCATGGCGCAGAAAGTGGCAGAGTCTGCCGCGCGGACTGGTGGTGTTGATAACCGCGCTGGTTATCTATGTCCCCCTGTCGTTTATCATCATTCAAAGCTTCCTCTCGGCACCGTTTTTCTCTCCTTCCAAGGTTTTCAGCCTTGAGGCCTTCGAGTTCATCTTTACCGATCCGGATTTCTACAAGGCGCTGAAAAGCGGCTTTATTTTGGCATTCGGCCTGGTGATTATCGCCATCCCGCTCGGCGGTGTTTTGGCCTTCCTGATGGTGCGCACCGATCTGCCGGGGCGGCGGATCATCGAACCGCTGATTCTGGTGCCGATCTTCGTGTCGCCGATGGTGCTGGGTTTCGGTTACGTGGTGGCGGCGGGACCGGTAGGTTTCTTCTCGCTGTGGGCGGAGGCGCTGCTGGGCTTCGTGCCGTGGAACATCTACTCAATGGCCAGCATCGTGGTGATAGCCGGATTGACGCACGTGCCTCACGCGTATCTGTACATCTCCTCGGCGCTGCGCAGCGTGGGATCCGACGTTGAAGAAGCGGCGCGCACCGCCGGCGCCACGCCGCTGCAGGTGATGACCGCCGTCAGTCTGCCGATGGTGCGGCCGTCTATCTTGTACGCCGGGGTGCTGTTGTTCTTCCTCGGGCTGGAAGTGTTCGGCCTGATGCTGGTGTTGGGCGATCCGGAAGGCAACCTGGTGCTGGCGACCTACCTGTACCAGTTGACCAACAAGCTGGGCACGCCGTCTTACCATCTGATGGCGGCGGTGGCGGTGGTGCTGATTTGCATCACTATTCCGTTGGTGATGCTGCAGCGCCGGCTGATGCGCACCGCCAATCGCTTTGTCACCGTCAAGGGCAAAGCCTCGCAGGCCCGCGCGCTGCCGCTCGGCAAATGGCGCTGGGTGGCCGGCGCGGTGGTGGTGTTCTGGCTGACCGTGACCATCGGCGTGCCGCTGATCGGCGTGGTGCTGCGCGCCTTTATCTCTAACTGGGGCGTGGGCGTGTCTGTCTGGGACGAGCTGTCGATCAACACCTTCCGCACCATCTGGGCGCAGCCCAACCTGCTGCGCGCCATCGTCAACTCGATGGCGATCGGGGTGATCGGCGGGGCGCTGGCGGTGGCGTGCTACCTGTTTATCGGCATCGCCATGCACCGCAAGCCGGATGGCGCCACGCGCTTCCTCGACTACAGCGTACTGGTGCCGCGCGCGGTGCCGGGGCTGTTGGCCGGTCTGGCATTCCTGTGGGTGTTCCTGTTCTTGCCGATGTGGCTGGACAAATCGCTCAAGGAGGGTTGGCTGTCGGCGTTGCCGATGGCCGAGTGGCTGCGTGCTAACTGGATTGTCTGGCTGCGTTCGCTGCGCAGCACTATCTTCAGCGTCTGGCTGGCTTACACCGTGGTATGGATGGCCTACGGCCTGAGGCTGATCTCTTCCACGTTGCTGCAGGTGGGGCCGGAGCTGGAAGAGGCGGCGCGCAGCGCCGGCGCCAGTCGCGGCCAGATCACCCGCCACGTCACCATTCCGCTGTCGCGCTATGGCCTGATTGGCTCTTGGCTGCTGATGTTCCTGATTTTTGAACGCGAATATTCCACCGGGGTGTATCTGCTGTCTCCGGGCACGGAAACCATCGGCTCGATGCTGGTTTCTCTGTGGGCCGCGGGCGCTATCGATATCGTCGCCGCGCTGTCGTTCATCAATATCCTGCTGGTGGTGCTGGGGCTGGGGATCGCCTTGCGCTTTGGAGTGAAATTACATGATTGA
- a CDS encoding ABC transporter substrate-binding protein: MMKKISATVAAITLLGSVSAYAAFPAGYPADYQKLVDGAKKEGKVVIYSTTDTKAAAPLIQGFEALYPGIKVEYNDMNSTELYNRFISEQAAGGTSGDVVWSSSMDTILKLAGDYAQEYASPEQAQLPKWAVWQDKVYGTTYEPVVFIYNKRLIPQGDVPDSHAALAKLIAGQTDKFKKKVTTYDIEKSGVGFMLSVQDFKADPNYFKTLADVAKGGLAVQSSTGTMMERVSSGENLIGFNILGSYAEARAKSDPSLGIVYPKDYTLVLSRVSFIGKEAGNPNAAKLWFDYVLSEKGQNILANQADIPSIRNDIEGKNDIDGMTKLLGNALKPIPVDDSLLEYLQPAKRLDYIKQWRAAAAK, encoded by the coding sequence ATGATGAAAAAAATCAGCGCGACCGTAGCGGCAATCACTTTGCTGGGCTCCGTTTCCGCCTATGCGGCCTTCCCGGCGGGCTACCCCGCCGACTACCAGAAACTGGTCGACGGCGCGAAGAAAGAAGGCAAGGTGGTGATTTACTCGACCACCGACACCAAGGCGGCGGCGCCGCTGATCCAGGGGTTCGAGGCGTTGTATCCGGGCATCAAGGTCGAATACAACGACATGAACAGCACCGAACTGTATAACCGCTTTATCAGCGAGCAGGCGGCCGGCGGCACCAGCGGCGACGTGGTGTGGAGTTCGTCGATGGACACCATTTTGAAACTGGCGGGCGATTACGCGCAGGAATACGCCTCTCCCGAGCAGGCTCAACTGCCGAAATGGGCGGTATGGCAAGATAAGGTGTATGGCACCACCTATGAGCCGGTGGTGTTTATCTATAACAAACGCCTGATCCCGCAAGGCGATGTGCCGGATTCGCATGCGGCGCTGGCCAAGCTGATCGCCGGCCAGACGGACAAATTCAAGAAGAAAGTCACCACCTACGACATCGAAAAATCCGGCGTCGGCTTCATGCTGTCGGTGCAGGACTTCAAGGCCGATCCTAACTACTTCAAAACGCTGGCCGACGTGGCCAAGGGTGGCCTGGCGGTGCAATCCTCCACCGGCACCATGATGGAACGCGTTTCCTCCGGTGAAAACCTGATCGGCTTCAATATCCTCGGTTCATACGCCGAGGCCCGCGCCAAGAGCGATCCGTCGCTCGGCATCGTCTATCCGAAAGACTATACCCTGGTGCTGTCGCGCGTGAGCTTCATCGGCAAAGAGGCCGGCAACCCTAACGCCGCCAAGCTGTGGTTTGACTATGTGCTGTCGGAGAAAGGGCAAAATATTCTCGCCAATCAGGCGGATATCCCCTCGATCCGCAACGACATCGAAGGCAAGAACGACATCGATGGCATGACCAAGCTGTTGGGTAACGCGCTCAAACCGATCCCGGTCGATGACAGCCTGCTGGAATATCTGCAGCCGGCCAAGCGTCTCGACTATATCAAACAATGGCGCGCCGCCGCGGCGAAATAA
- a CDS encoding DMT family transporter — translation MEITPREKRDRRKAFIAPFFLILIWSTGFIAARAVADHADPNLFLTFRFLIAAAVFALLALHCAWPKGRQFVMHLLTGMLMNGVYLAASWWAVANGLAAGVMSLIGGLQPLFTALIFALVLRKSIGLRSWAGLAVGFIGVALVLSPRLTGIDVGNMALLPILMGFGSIVALTIGIMVQKSSLAAADLRAAGAIQHLGAAIVTGALAAVMGSGAWDNSPTLWFSLLWSAGVLSLGGTALFIWMVRHGDLTRITALMLLVPPAAALQAYALFGEALSLVQLAGFALTLLGVAIVQRIRLLRRSRLAE, via the coding sequence ATGGAAATAACCCCGCGTGAAAAACGCGATCGGCGAAAGGCATTTATCGCGCCGTTTTTCCTGATATTAATTTGGTCGACGGGTTTTATTGCCGCGCGTGCGGTGGCGGATCATGCCGATCCCAACCTTTTCCTGACCTTTCGCTTTTTGATCGCCGCCGCGGTATTCGCTTTGCTGGCATTGCATTGCGCCTGGCCCAAGGGGCGGCAGTTCGTGATGCACCTGCTGACCGGCATGTTGATGAATGGCGTTTATCTCGCTGCAAGCTGGTGGGCGGTGGCGAACGGCCTGGCGGCCGGGGTGATGTCGCTGATCGGCGGATTGCAGCCGTTGTTCACCGCGCTGATTTTCGCGTTGGTGCTGCGCAAATCGATAGGGTTACGCTCCTGGGCCGGGCTGGCGGTCGGTTTTATCGGCGTTGCGCTGGTGCTCTCCCCTCGACTGACCGGTATCGACGTCGGCAATATGGCGCTGTTGCCGATCCTGATGGGGTTTGGCAGCATCGTCGCGCTGACGATCGGCATCATGGTGCAGAAGTCTTCGCTGGCGGCGGCCGATCTGCGGGCGGCGGGCGCCATTCAGCACCTCGGCGCCGCGATCGTGACCGGCGCGTTGGCGGCCGTGATGGGCTCCGGCGCCTGGGACAATTCGCCGACGCTGTGGTTCTCGCTGCTGTGGTCGGCCGGCGTGTTGTCGCTGGGCGGCACCGCGCTGTTTATCTGGATGGTGCGCCACGGCGATTTGACTCGCATTACCGCGCTGATGCTGCTGGTGCCGCCGGCGGCGGCGCTGCAGGCTTACGCGCTGTTTGGCGAGGCGCTGTCGCTGGTGCAGTTGGCGGGGTTTGCCCTGACCCTGCTGGGGGTCGCCATCGTACAGCGAATTCGCCTGCTGCGGCGTTCTCGCCTGGCCGAATAG
- a CDS encoding tRNA-binding protein, with amino-acid sequence MAEITDFMKLDMRIGEIISVEYNDKALKPAYKLRIDFGEEIGIKNSSAQLCENYQEDDLLGRKVISVVNFPARRVAGFKSEVLVLAAVTRDQGTVLLKPDFDVEIGSKIL; translated from the coding sequence ATGGCCGAAATCACTGATTTTATGAAACTGGATATGCGTATTGGCGAAATTATTTCCGTGGAATATAACGACAAGGCGTTAAAACCCGCCTATAAGCTGCGCATTGATTTCGGCGAGGAAATTGGCATTAAAAACAGTTCGGCGCAATTATGCGAAAACTATCAGGAAGATGATCTGCTTGGCAGAAAAGTCATCTCCGTCGTTAATTTCCCCGCCAGGCGGGTTGCCGGATTTAAATCCGAAGTGCTGGTTCTTGCCGCGGTCACCAGGGATCAAGGCACCGTCTTGCTGAAACCCGATTTCGACGTGGAGATCGGCAGCAAGATTTTATAA
- a CDS encoding 2OG-Fe dioxygenase family protein, whose amino-acid sequence MRQLSLLDEVKKAYQEHRSAFIPGATMQAILLALGARPEDFARLQQVSANLADDPTLPFRKSRNGRFCFDFDRARIERLEFQPFVLSVEEDFIRYDSGKVRHFRGINDDLQLNTAFQALMKFKAYVIDGVSVTPRPRLNQEINKFVCTVFNLRTVTTPQMLGEPALEGVHSDGVDHTMTTFLGCDNMTDDSAKTFIHDMRETSGIKFDRARPEWILGAIQHRHFLDTLLIVDHERKHSLSPVEAQDKRKNSTRDMLIFFTRKPVEDGHVSFAYDSFKPHIEIPLSIDMVARAS is encoded by the coding sequence ATGCGACAGTTATCTCTGCTTGATGAAGTTAAGAAGGCATACCAGGAACACCGTTCAGCCTTTATCCCCGGCGCTACCATGCAGGCAATCCTGCTGGCGCTGGGCGCGCGGCCGGAAGATTTCGCCAGGCTGCAGCAGGTCAGCGCCAATCTGGCGGACGATCCCACGCTGCCTTTCCGCAAGTCCAGAAACGGCCGTTTCTGTTTCGACTTCGATCGCGCCCGGATTGAGCGGCTGGAGTTCCAGCCTTTCGTGCTCTCGGTCGAGGAAGACTTCATCCGCTACGATTCGGGAAAGGTGCGCCATTTCCGCGGCATCAACGACGATCTGCAGTTGAATACGGCATTTCAGGCGCTGATGAAATTCAAAGCCTACGTGATCGATGGCGTGAGCGTGACGCCGCGCCCCCGGCTTAATCAGGAGATCAACAAGTTCGTCTGCACGGTGTTCAACCTGCGCACCGTCACCACGCCGCAGATGCTGGGCGAACCGGCGCTGGAAGGCGTGCACAGCGACGGCGTCGACCACACCATGACGACCTTCCTCGGCTGCGACAACATGACCGACGACAGCGCCAAGACCTTTATTCACGATATGCGCGAAACCAGCGGGATCAAATTCGATCGGGCCCGGCCGGAATGGATTTTGGGCGCAATACAGCATCGGCATTTCCTCGATACCCTGCTGATTGTCGACCATGAACGCAAACACAGCCTCTCACCGGTGGAAGCGCAGGACAAACGTAAGAATTCAACCCGCGATATGCTGATCTTTTTCACCCGTAAACCGGTCGAAGACGGCCACGTCTCCTTCGCGTATGACTCTTTTAAACCGCATATCGAAATCCCGCTGTCGATAGACATGGTGGCGCGCGCGAGCTAA